GTGAGCCGGAGGGAGCCGATGGCCCAATCGTGGGGCAGGCCCATCGCCACCAGCACCTCGGAGGGCTCGGCCCGGCCGCTCGTGCAGGCCGATCCGGTGCTGGCGGCAACCCCCTCCACATCCAGGGCCAGCAGAAGCTCCTCCCCGTTAATCCCCCTGAAGATAAAGCTCGCGTGATGCGGCAGGCGCTCTGTGGGATGGCCTGTGAGGCGGGCGTCCGGCACCCGCTCCAGAATCCCCCGGATCAGCCGGTCCCGCAGCCGCCGGAGCCGGGCGTTCTCGCTCTCGCGGCTTTCCTGGGCCAGGCGCAGGGCCGTGGCCAGCCCGACGATCCCAGCCACGTTCACGGTCCCGGCCCGTCGACCTCGCTCATGCCCGCCGCCCGTGATCGTCGGAAGATAGGGCGTCCCCTGACGGATATAAAGGACCCCCACCCCTTTCGGCCCGTAAAACTTGTGAGCGGAGAGGGTCATCAAATCCACCCCCAGCCGGTTCACATTCAGATCCAGCATCCCGCCTGCCTGCACTGCATCCGTATGGAAAGGGATGCCTTTGGCGCGGGCGATCCGGGCGATCTCCGCGATGGGCTGGATCGTCCCCACCTCATTGTTGGCATACATCACGCTGATGAGCACCGTGTCCTTCCGGATCGCCCGGCCCACATCGTCGGGGTTCACCATGCCGTATTCATCCACAGGCAGGTAGGTGACCTCGAAGCCGAAGACTTCCTCCAGCTGACGGGCGGTGTTGAGCACCGCATGGTGCTCCACCGAGGAGACGATGAGGTGATTCCCCCGGCCCGCCCGACGCTGTGCGAGGGCCACCCCACGCAGGGCCAGATTGTCGCTTTCGGTCCCCGAGCCGGTGAACACGATCTCCATCGGATGACAGCCCAGGATGGCCGCCACGGTGCGGCGGCTCTCCTCCAGCGCCTTCGCCGCCGCCCGCCCGAAGCGATGGATGGAGGCGGAGTTCCCATAGATCTCCGTGAAATACGGCAGCATCGCCTCTACCACCCGCGGGTCCACCGGGGTGGTCGCCGAATGATCCATGTAAACCGTTCGCGCCGCCATAGCCCTCCCCTCCCGACCATGGCTTTTCCTTCATCCTCAGAACATCCGCCGTTCGGCTTCCATCCGGGTGACCGGATGGTCCTCCTCGAGGCCCAGTGGGCCACAGAGAGGTAAAAGAAAATCTTTTTCGGGCTGGAAATCTGCAGCACCGATTCGCAAAGGAGCAGCGCTCCTCATTCTAAATCTTTGAGGAAGAATCCCGCAAAACCTCATCGTGAAACGGGGAGGGCGAGGCCCCGTCGTTACCGGCGGCCGCGGGATGGCCGGGAGAGGGGGGTGTCTATGGCTGATCCTCGGGCGCGCTGAGCTTGCCCCCTGCCAGGGACGCGCGGGTGAGCTCGCTGAGGAACGCCAGAGAGCGAGGTCGGCGCTCCAGGATGGCCAGGAAGTGCCGGCCCACCAGCTCCCCGATCTCCTGGAGCGTCTGCGGGCTGAAAGGGGCATCCCGGAAGGCGGAGTAAGGGCTTCGGAGCGCGAAGCGCATCGCCTTGAGGGCCCGACGGCTCAGCGGACGGGCCGCCGGGAATCGCGGGGCGCATCGGGGGCAGAGGACGCCTCCCCGTGGGGGGTCGAAGCCGTAGGGCCCGCGTTCCTCCCGGAGGGGTTCCCCGCACCCCACACAGAATTCCACCTGGGGGCGGAACCCGGCGATCTCCAGGAGATGGAGCTCATAATAACGGACGATCCGCTGGAGCTCCTCTTCCATGTCCAGCCGATCCAGCGTGTCTGCCAGCAATCGATACAGCGCCCGGCTCTCCTCCCCCTCGGGAGCGAAGATCTCCGCCAGCTCCGCCGCATAATGGGCCATTGCGCTGCGGATCAGATCCTCACGCAGATGAGGGTGGGCGGCGATCACCTCCGCCTGGCTGATCACATCCAGCTCCCGTCCCCGGGCCAGGAGCAGGGACGTCCGCATGAACCGCTCCAGGTGTCCGGCTTTCCGGCTCCGGATCTTCCGCACGCCCTTGGCCAGCACCCGGAGCTTCCCAAACTCCGGCGTCAGCAGGGTGAGCAGACGATCCGCCTCCCCGAAATCTGATCCCCGGAGCACAATGGCCTCGGTTCGATAAAGGCGTTCCCGATCCATCGCTCACCCCTTCCCCTTCACATCCCAGGGAAGGGTCTTTATGGAGAAAGCCAAGCGATCCCCTGGCCACATCTCTGCATCCGCCCCCACGGGAATCGAGACCATTCCCTCACCCTTGCTTCCTACCCTGCTGAGGGGGTGGAGCGTTGCGATTCCGGGAGAGAGGCCGCCGGATCGGGAACGGGCGTCACCCGAACGGCCTGGGGCCCCTTCGGGGTGATCTCGACCTCGAACGTCACCGGCTGATTCGCCTCCAGGATCAGCCCGGGGCGAGCAATCCCGGTCCGATGGAAGAAGATCTCCGTGCCATCCTCACAGCGGATGAACCCGTAGCCCTTCTCCGGGTTGAACCACTTCACCCGGCCTTCATAGACCTGCCCAGGCTCCAGCTTCCGCTTCGGTTTGGCCGCCTCGGCGCGGCATCGGGGGCACATGGTCGGCTCGACCAGCGGCTGACCGGCCTCCACCATGCGCCGCTGTTCGGTAACAGTGAACACAAAGGGACGCCCGCATTTCTCACATGTCAGGAGCTTATCCGCAAAAGGCATGGGGCTCTCCTTTGGAGCTGAGGGAAATGATTTTCACGAACATTCCATCGCGAAGAAAGCTCACAGCTGAATGGAGAAGCCACTCATCGCGTGGGCGCGGGAGGCGGCTCGCCGGCACGCCATCGGAAAGTCCGCGCGGACGCGGGACCAGCGGGGATAAAGCGCACCGCTCCATCCTGCTCGACCACCCGACGCACGACCTGGACGGTCCAGCGGAAGGTGTGGAAGGCATGGTCCTCGCTGACCGCTGCTTGAAGCATGGTCGCTGGGACATGCCAGGCCGTCGATCGCGTGCGGAATTTTCCGATCTCTGCGCCATCCTCCCGGAACAACCGAACCTCATACCATTCCCCCACCTCCAGCTGCCCAATCGAGACCCACTGGAGCAGCACCGGCAGTCCCGATCCTTCGACCTGGGCCCCATCCGGTGGATATAGCAACGGCGGCGGCGGATAAGTAGGTTCCGGCGTGGGCGTCGGCGTTGGAGTCGGGCCCGGTGCCGGGGTGGGCGTGGCCAGCGGGATCACCAGGGTCTGGCCCGCCTGGATCCGCTCCGGGTTTGCGATCCCGTTCGCCGCCTGGATCGCCTGCAGGGAGACCCCATATTGCTGGGCGATCGCCAGCAGCGTCTCCCCCGGCTGAACCACATGAACGATTTTATCGGGTCGCGGCGTCGGAGAGGGAGTGACCCCGGGTGGTAAGGTCGGCGTCGCCAGGATCGGTGTGGGCGTGTAAACCGGAACCAGCAGCACCTGCCCGACTACAATGAGGTCCCCGGACAGGTTATTCAGCTGACGGATCGCATCCACCGGGACCCCGTAACGCATGGCGATATCCAAAAGGGTCTCCCCGGCCTGAACCTGGTGCTGGAGCGGAGGGATCGGCGTGGGGGTCCAGGTAGGGGTCGGCGTGAAGGTGGGAGTGAGCGTCCGAGTGGGCGTGGACGTCCAGGTCGACGTGGGTGTCGGGCGAGTCATCGCCGCCCGGGCCATCCGGAGGACCCACCAGCTTCCCCCTGCCAGGATCAGGAAGATCAGCGTGGCCCCCAGCAAGGCAGACCGCCAGGGAACAGGTGGCTCCGGCTCCGGCTCTGGGATTTCAGAAGGCCGTGTGAGATCAGCCCCGCAGCGCCAGCAGGTGCGGGACCGACGGGAGACCGGCATCCCGCACTGAGGGCACCGGCGGAAGGGACCAGCAGAACGGGTTTCCGTCATCGGGAGGAACCATCCAGGCCGAGAATCGGGGCGATTCCCTGCATGGCCTGCAACACCATGGCCACATGCTGATCCAGGGGAACGCCCAGCTCCGCTGCCCCGCGCTCGATATCGGCGCGATTCACCCCCGCGGCGAACCGTTTATCTTTCCATTTTTTAAATATCGAATCCACCGTCACACTGTAAAGGCTACGATCCGGCCGGACCAGGGCCACGGCGGTGATCAGCCCGGTGAGCTCATCGACGGCGAACAGCGCCTTATCCCGAAGGGTGATGCGGGGGACCCCGGTAACTTCCGTGGCATGGGAAAGGATCGATCGGATGATATCCTCCGGCCAGCCCCGCTCCCGGAGGATCCGGGCCCCCTGATTGGGGTGGCCATCCGGGGCTACCTGAGGATAGCGCTCATAGTCGAAATCGTGCAGCAGACCGACGATCCCCCATGATTCTTCATCCTCTCCGAAGTGGCGGGCATATGCCCGCATCGCCGCTTCCACCGCCAGCATATGACGGCGAAGGTTCTCGCTCCGGGTGAACTCGCAAACCAGCGCCCACGCATCCTCCCGGGTGGGCATTTCCTCCTACCTCCCTGAGTATTCCGCTTTGAATCCAGCTGCTCAGGTCCTGCTCATGAAATTCACCCCATCGAAGCGCGAGCCCGGATTCAGGGAACGCTATTCTGTATCGAAGCAAACAGAATGTCAAGAATCGTTTCCCCCGGGCTCTCCCCAGGCTGACCATGGAAGGTCAAATCTTCCGCTACAGCCTGTCGGATCCCTCTTCGCACACCTTCAGGGCTTCTCGGGAATCTTACTCATCCTGATTCCTGATAGAGGGTGGAGAGAGAAGGCGGGGGACACTCCCCGCAGCCCCCCAGCAGGGGGCAAAAGCCCCTGCATCCCCATGGATCACATTCCAGGGGATCTTGACACCGCCCCGAGCCCCCGATATACTTTAGAAATGAAGTGGGCCGTTAGCTCAACTGGCAGAGCAGGGGACTCTTAATCCCAAGGTTGCAGGTTCGAGTCCTGCACGGCCCACCTCCGCTCGCCCCGGGAGCGATGGCTCCGCGGGGCGATTTGTTTATCGGCGGTCCTCCATGACAGGCCCCGCGCGCCTTCCCGTTCCGTCATGATCTCTCCACCGGGCTCAAAGATAAGCCTGCCCTCATTGATCCCTCGAGAGGGAACGATCCTTCACCTGGATTCCTCCGCCAGTAAACGGGCGAGACGATCGGGCTCATCGGTGATGATCGCGGCCACGCCCAGATGGATCAGCCGGCGCATCTCCTCCACTTGGTTCGCCGTCCATGCGACCACGGCGTATCCATGCCGGCGACACCAGCGAACCGTTTCCTCGTCGATCATCCGAACATGCAGATGGCGCGCCTGGTGTGGGGCCAGGAACGCGAACCAGGCCCGGCGCAGGGGAAGAGGCAATTCAGGGCCTATAAGAAGGCCGCGGGGGATCTCCGGCGCCAGCCGCCAGGCCCACCGCAGGGCCAGGGGATTAAACGAGGAGAGCAACACCCTCCCGGCAAGCCCATATCGGCGCACCCGCTCCACCACAGCGCGAACCCACCTGACACTCCACGGGGTGAAGGCCTTTAACTCGATGTTGTAAAGAGCCCGATCCCCAAAAGCCTCGAAAACCTCATCCAGGGTGGGGATCCGCTCGCCGGCGAAGCGAGGGTCCTTCCATGCGCCCGCATCCAGCGCTTTCAGCTCCGCAACCGTCTTCTCCCATACCCGGCCGGAACCATCCGTGGTCCGGCGGAGGTCGGCATCGTGCAGGACCACCGGGATGCCGTCCCGGGAGAGGTGGACATCCAGCTCAAAGCCATCGGCTCCCAGCTCCAGGGCCAGACGGAAAGCCCTCAGGGTGTTCTCCGGAGCGATCCGGCTGGCCCCCCGGTGGGCGAGATTCAGTGGGCGATCGGATCGGAAGAAATCCATCGGAATCCTCCTCCCGGCGCCGAATCGGGACGCTCCCCACGGGGAGCTTCCAGGAGGGGAGATTCCGCCCCCTGGATCACACCGGCTGTTTTTAATTGTAGAGGATCGCCCGCCGGGGGACTGCATCGAATTCCCGACACGGGTTTGCGCTCCTGCAACAACCCGTCCAAAATGAAAACACCGGAAGGACCCAGGAGGAGGAGCCCATGATCCCCCCTTCCCGCCTGCGCTGGATTCGCATTTTCCTCGCCGGGCTGATCGGCTCTGCCGCAGGATGGATGGTGGCCACGGCGATGCTGCTGGCCTTTGCCGCCAGAGGGCCTCTCCCCGCAGGGGGTGAGATCCTGATCCCGACCACCTCGATCAGCGCGGCGCTCCTGGCCGCCTGGCTGGCCTGGGTTAACTGGGGCGAATCGTGAAGCAACGGCGGGGATCACCCGCTTCATCCGGAGAAACGACCGCCTATGGTGGAATTCACCTTTCATTTCCCTTCGGGCTTCCTCTGGGGGACCGCGACCTCCAGCCATCAGGTGGAGGGGGAGAACACGCTCAACGATTGGTGGCTCTGGGAGCAGGAGCCGGGCCGGATCCGGGAGGGACATCGCTCCGGCCGGGCCTGCGACTGGTGGCGCAATGCGGAAGCCGATTTCGATCGCGCGGCCGCCATGGGCCAGAACGCCCACCGGCTCTCCATCGAGTGGAGCCGGATTGAGCCCCGCGACGGGGTCTTTGATGATACCCCCCTCGATCGCTACCGGGCCATGCTTCAGGCCCTTCGGGATCGAGGGATCGAGCCGATGGTCACCCTGCACCATTTCACCAACCCCATCTGGCTGGCGGAGCAGGGAGGCTGGGAGAACCCCGCCGTCGTCGACCGCTTTGAGCGTTATGTGCGCCGGGCGGTGAGCGCCTTGAAGGACCTCTGTCGCCTCTGGTGCACGATCAACGAACCCAACGTCCTGGCCTACATGGGATGGAACGAGGGGAAATGGCCTCCAGGAAAGCGGGATTTTCAACTTTCCATCCAGGTGCTCCGCCATCTCATGCACGCCCATGCCCGGGCCTATCACGCTATCCACGAAATCCAGCCTGAGGCCCAGGTCGGGATCGCCCACCATATGGTGCTCTTCGAGCCGGCCCGCCCTTCCTCCCCTCTGGATCGCATGGTAACCCGCCTGCACGACCGCATGTTTAACCGCCTGGCCCTGGACGCCATAGTGGCCGGACGGGAACCGGGGATCTTCTCCTTCCGCACGATCGCTATGCTTCGAGGAACCTGCGATTTTATCGGGCTGAATTATTACACCCGACGCCTCTCCGCTTTCGATCGACACTCCCGAGCCACGCTATTCGGGCGCACCTTCCTGAACCCCCACGGCGAGCTCAGCGATGGAGAGTATGGAGAAGTCTTCCCGGAAGGCCTTTACCGCCTGCTCAAGCGGCTCGCCCGCTTCGGGAAGCCTATCTATATCACTGAGAACGGAATCCCGGATGCGGATGACGATCAGCGCCCCCGCTTCCTGGTGCGCCATCTCCACGCGATGTGGCGGGCGATCCAGCAGAACGTCCCGGTGAAGGGCTACTTCCACTGGACCCTGGTGGATAACTTCGAGTGGGCGGAGGGGTGGACGCTGCGCTTTGGCCTGATCGAGCTGGATCCGGAAACCCAGGCCCGTCGCCCGCGGCGCAGCGCCGATCTTTACGCAGAGGTCTGTCGGGCCAATGCGCTGAGCTCGGAGGTGATCGCCCGCTATACCCCCGAGCTCCTTTCGGAGATGTTCGGGCTCTCGTAGCCCCACTCACATCCACGCGGGGAGGGTGGGGAGCCGGGCGAGCCCCGCCCCCCACTCAGATGGGAAGGGCGGAGGACTGCGAATCCCCCCGTTTCCCATTCAGGGAGAAGCCGAGACGCTGCCGCAATCGGTCCCACCATGCCCGGCGGATGGCCTGCCGCCGGGCCTCACATTCGCGGAGCAGGCGCGCACGCTCCGCTTCGCGAAGGCGCTCCTCCTGCCAGATCCGGCTGAGCTCCCAGAGCAAGCCAGCGCTCCACATCGTCCATCACCTCCTTTCACAATGATGAGATGGTCGGAACGCAGAAGGGAGGACGCAGGAACCGGCCTGCCGCCGGGCTTTCAGCCGGGCGCTCTGTAGAGGGAATCATACAATGGGATCCGATCGGCGGACAGATGAACGCGCGCCCCATCTGCCCGCCATGGAGCGGGAACCCGAGCAGCGCTTAGGATGCCACTATATATTTTAACGATCCTGTAACCCGTGGGATTTCATCCAGGAAAGCGGAGGCTCGAGCCCGGAAAGGCGAGCTCGTCCCTCTTCTCGCAGCTCTCCGGGTCACGGAAAGAGAGGGAGGAACCATCCCAGCTCCCCGAACTGGAGCCGGGGATTAATTATAAAATTAAATACGAGGCGGTGGACCCCTGGAGGATCTTAGGGCGGGACTTGTCGCTTCGGCGCAGCCCCAAAAGAGATTTCCCCGCCGCAAGCGCTGTGTGAACATCAACGAGGCAAGAATCCCAAGCGACACATAGGAGGTGCGCCATGGCCCGAACCCATCTGTTCCCAGCGGATCGCGTCCACTATGTGTGGAATCACGCCCTTCCCCCCGCCATGGAGATCGACCCTGGAGACACGGTGATCTATGAGCTGCGGGATGTCACAGACAACCAGATCACCCCCGCCTCCACGGCGGAAGATCTCACTCGCCTGGATTGGAGCCGGGTTTACCCTCTGGCCGGCCCGCTCTACATCAAGGGAGCCCAACCGGGGGATGTGCTGGAGGTGGAGATTGTGGATCTCCATCCGAAAGGCTGGGGGTGGACCGGGATCATCCCCGGCTTCGGGCTCCTAACGGAGGAATTCGAACAGCCCTATCTCAAGATCTGGGATCTATCCCCTGGAGATCACACCTTTTTCCGTGAGGACATCCGCATCCCCCTGGATCCCTTCTGTGGCACGATGGGAGTGGCCCCGCGGGAACCCGGCGAGCACCCGGTGATGCCTCCTGGCCCCTTCGGTGGGAACATGGATATCCGACATCTCACAAAAGGCGCCCGCCTTTTCCTTCCTGTGCAGGTGGAGGGCGCTCTGTTCTCCGTTGGGGATGCCCACGCCGCCCAGGGGGACGGCGAGGTCTGTGTCACCGCCATCGAGGCCCCCATGTATGCAGTCCTCCGTTTCCAGCTTCATAAAGGGCGGTCGATCGAGGAACCCCAGTTCCTTTGCCCCAGGCCGCTGACCGCCAAATACGACGAGAAGGGTTATTATGCCACCACCGGCATCGCCCCTGATCTCATGGTGGCGGCGAAGAAGGCGGTCCGATCCATGATCGACCATATCGCGCACACTTATCGGATGAGCCGGGAGGACGCCTACATCCTGGCCAGCGTGGTGGTGGACCTGAAGATCAGCGAGGTGGTGGATAAGCCCAACTGGATTGTCACCGCCTACCTGCCCCTCAGCATCTTCCAGTGAGCGACGGTCAGGATGGACCATCAGGGGCTGGATCGAGCTGCCCGCGTGGGGATGGCATTGAAAAAACGGGGATGGCGGCTGGCGGTGGCCGAGTCATGCACCGGGGGCCTGCTCGGCCACCGCCTCACCAGCATCCCGGGCAGTTCCGCTTATTTCCTGGGGGGCGTGATCGCCTACCGAAATGAGAGCAAGGTTCGCATCCTGAATGTCCGGGAAGAGACGCTGGCTCGATTTGGGGCCATCAGCGCCGAGGCCGCCCGGGAGATGGCCGCGGGGGTCCGCCGGCTGTTCGGGGCCGACCTCGCCCTCGCCATCACCGGCGTCGCCGGCCCGGACCCCGAGGAGGGCAAGCCGGTGGGCGAGATACACATCGCTCTGGCTGGCCCGGAGGGGATCCAGACCTACCAGATCATGGGCGGGCCGGATCGCCAGGAGAACAAAGCCCTCGCGGTCGAAGCCGCGCTGGAGCTGCTGGAGGCCATGCTGGAGGGAAACCCCCCTCAACAGATCCCCTGAAATTCCATGCCCTATCCACAAGCCGTCAAAGCGCCATGGAGGATCAACGGTGATGTTTCGCTACGCGGTCATCGGCACCGGGATGCAGGGCACCGCAGCGGCCTACGACCTGGCCCGCTTCGGGGACGCGAAGGAAATCTGGCTCGCAGATCGCGATCCGGTCCGGGCGGAGGAAGCGGCTCAGCGCCTGAACCGCCTGCTCGGGCGATCCCTCGTCCGCCCGATCGCCCTCGATGCGCGCGATGAGAAGGCGGTGGTGGAATTCCTTCGCCCCATCGACGCCGCTATCAGCGCGGTTCCTTATCGGCTCAACCCGCTCGTGGCTCGCGCGGCGATCGAGGCTCGAACCTCTCTGTGCGACCTGGGCGGGCACACGCCGACGACCTGGGAGATCCTCACCCTGGATGAAGCGGCCCGCGGGGCGGGGATCTCCCTCATCCCGGATTGCGGGTTAATGCCCGGTCTGGGGAACACCCTGGCGGTTTACGCCATGCGCCGGATGGATGGGCCCCGGCATGTGCGGATCTGGTGCGGTGGCCTCCCCCAACGCCCTAGGGGACCCCTGGGGTATCGGTTGTTTTTCAACATCGCGGGCCTTACCGCAGAATACACCGGGAAGGCAGTCTTCCTCCGCCAGGGTCGTATCGTGGAAGTCGAGGCCCTCACCGAGCCTGAAACCCTCACCTTTCCCCCGCCGGTCGGCACCTGCGAGGCCTTCGTCACCTCGGGGGGGACCTCTACCTGCCCCTGGACCTTCCAGGGTGTCCTGGAGACCTATGAAGAGAAAACCGTCCGCTACCCCGGTCACCTGGAGCGGATCCGCTTGCTGGCCGAGCTGGGGTTCCTGGAAACCGACCCGATTGAAATCGACGGAATCCCGGTGATCCCCCGCGAGGTGTTCCATCGGCTGGTGGAGCCTCGCCTTCAGTTCCCGGAGGATCCGGCAGATGTGGTGGTGCTCCGGGTGACCTGTGAGGGAACTCACCAGGGTCAGACGATGGAGATCACGCTGGAACTGATGGACTTCTATGATCCGGAGACCGGCTTCACCGCGATGGAGCGGACCACCGGATGGCACGCGGCCATCGTGGCCGGGATGATGGCCCGTGGGGAAACCCCCAAAGGGGCGATCCCCCTTGAACGGGCGGTTGACCCGGAGCGCTTCGTGGCGGAATGGCTTCGCCGCGGCATTCCGATCCAGGAGACGGTGCGACGGCCGCTCCGGGCCGATCCTCCATAACCCATGGATGGGAGAGGTTCCCGTGCTTCCGTTCATCCATGCGGAACAGATCCGCCAGGCGCTGCCGATGCGCCGCGCGGTGGAAGCGATGCGCGAGGCGTTCATTGCCTTCAGCGAAGGGCGCGCCCATATCCCCCAGCGGATTCAGATCCCCATCCCCGAGCGCGATGGCATCACCCTGATCATGCCCGGCTACATCCCGCCCCGGGAACTGGGCCTGAAAGTGGTTTCGGTCTTCCCCCATAACCCGGAACGCGGCCTTCCTGCGATTTCCGCCCTGGTGCTGATGCTGGATCCGGAAACCGGAGCGCCGATGGCCCTGCTCGACGGGACCTTCCTCACGGCATGGCGCACGGGCGCCGCCTCGGGGCTGGCCACGGACCTGCTGGCCCGCCCGGATGCCACATCCCTGGCCCTCATCGGCGCGGGGGCCCAGGCCCGCACACAGCTTCTCGCGGTCTGCGCGGTTCGCCCGATCCATCGGATCCGGGTCTACAGCCGCACCCCCGAACGGGCCCGGAAATGGATCGAGGAGATGCGGGGACAGGAGGGGGTTCCCGAAGATATCACCCTCGCGCCCACCCCGGAGGCCGCCGTTGCGGAAGCGGATATCGTATGCACCGCCACCAATTCCTCCACTCCGGTCTTCGACGGCCGATCCCTGCGGCCGGGGACCCACATCAACGCCATCGGGTCCTTCACCCTGCAGATGCGGGAGCTGGATGAAGAGACGTTCCGCCGGGCTTCACGGGTAGTGGTGGATTCCCGGGTCGCGGCCCTGGTGGAGGCGGGCGAGGTCGTGTGGGCCATCCAGCAGGGGATCCTTCAGGAGCAGGATTTAATCGAACTGGGGGAAATCGCAGCCGGGCGTCGACCCGGACGCCGCAGCCCGGAGGAGATCACCCTGTTCAAATCGGTGGGGCTGGCCGTGCAGGACCTGGTGGCCGCTCGCTGGGTCCTTGAAGCCGTCCGCTGACCTCCATCTGGGAGCCTGGATGATCGGGCCGGCCCCCTCGTATAGCGGGAGATCGTTCATCCCCATCTTCTAGCGCGGCACGACAGGGGAGACCGGAACATGGAGATTCGGGGACGGGTCATGCTGGTGACAGGGGCAGGGCGACGGCTGGGCCAGGCGATCGCGCTGGGCCTGGCCCGGGCGGGCGCCCATGTGGCGGTTCATTTCCACACCGCCGCCGAAGAAGCCGCGGAGACCGTGCGCCGGATCCGGGAGATGGGTGTGGATGCGGAAGCTTTTCCCGCAGACCTGCGGGATCCCTCGCAGATCCCCGCCCTGATGGAGGCCGTGGTTCGCCGATTCGGACGGCTGGACGGGCTGGTGAACGCGGCGGCGGTGATGCGGGTGACACGGTGGCACGAGCTGACGCCAGAACAATGGGACGAGATCCTGGCCCTTAACCTGCGGGCGCCGATGTTCTGCGCCCAGGCTGCGGCGCGCCATATGGAAGAAGGCGGGATCGTCAACATTGCGGACGGCTCGGCCATGAAACCGTGGCCGGATTACCTGGCCCACACCGTTTCCAAATCCGGCCTGGTCGCCCTGACCCGGGCTCTGGCCCTCGCCCTGGCCCCCCGTATCCGGGTGAACGCGGTGATCCCGGGCCCGATCCTCAAGCCGGTGCACTGGGAGGAGGAACGCTGGGCCCGTCTCATCCGTCGGGTGCCCATGGGGCGCGCCGGCACGGCCGAGGAGGTCGTGCGCGCGGTGCGCTATCTGATCGAGGCGGATTACGTCACGGGGGCGATCCTGATCGTGGATGGCGGGCATCATCTGGTGTGATCCTGCGCACCCAACCCATGGCCGATCCGGGAAGATCAGCCTCAGTCCACAAAAACCTCTCAGGAAAGAGCGACAGCGCGCCCTGCTCTATGGAGCACGGAAGCGGTAACCTACCCGACGAACCGTTTCCAGATAACGGGGATGGGTAGGATCCTCCTCGAGGATACGGCGGAGCCAGCGGATATGAACATCCAGAGTGCGACTGCGGGAAGGGATCTCCGCTCCCCAAACCCAGCGGATGAGATCCCGTCGTGGGACCACATGGCCGGCCCGGCGCATCAGGATAGCCAGCAGACGACACTGCTTGGGGGTGAGGCAATAAACGGAATCTCCTCGTTGCAGAACCTGCCGAGCCGTGTTTAACCGGAACGGCCCGACCACAATCGTATCCTCCTCCTCTTCCAGACCATGGGTAAGCAAAGCCCGCACCCGATGCAGCAAACGCCGAGCCGAGAAGGGTGCCACCAGGATGCCATCGTCCCGACGATCCCAAAGAGGAGCGGATTCGCGATCTACAATCAGGAGGATCGGGATCCTCATCCGATGCTGGAGCTGCTGGTAGAGCTCCATCCCTCGAGAGGCGTTCAGGCGATCCATGATCACCATCGCGGGCACCTGCCCTTTTACTCCTCCCTGGGATCTTCGCGCCCGAAGGGCAGAGAACGCCGAGTCCACCGTCACGGCTTCCACACGGAAGCCATGGCGTCTTAGGATCTGAAGCAGATGAATATCCGGCGA
This Thermoflexus sp. DNA region includes the following protein-coding sequences:
- a CDS encoding SDR family NAD(P)-dependent oxidoreductase, whose protein sequence is MEIRGRVMLVTGAGRRLGQAIALGLARAGAHVAVHFHTAAEEAAETVRRIREMGVDAEAFPADLRDPSQIPALMEAVVRRFGRLDGLVNAAAVMRVTRWHELTPEQWDEILALNLRAPMFCAQAAARHMEEGGIVNIADGSAMKPWPDYLAHTVSKSGLVALTRALALALAPRIRVNAVIPGPILKPVHWEEERWARLIRRVPMGRAGTAEEVVRAVRYLIEADYVTGAILIVDGGHHLV
- a CDS encoding acetamidase/formamidase family protein, whose amino-acid sequence is MARTHLFPADRVHYVWNHALPPAMEIDPGDTVIYELRDVTDNQITPASTAEDLTRLDWSRVYPLAGPLYIKGAQPGDVLEVEIVDLHPKGWGWTGIIPGFGLLTEEFEQPYLKIWDLSPGDHTFFREDIRIPLDPFCGTMGVAPREPGEHPVMPPGPFGGNMDIRHLTKGARLFLPVQVEGALFSVGDAHAAQGDGEVCVTAIEAPMYAVLRFQLHKGRSIEEPQFLCPRPLTAKYDEKGYYATTGIAPDLMVAAKKAVRSMIDHIAHTYRMSREDAYILASVVVDLKISEVVDKPNWIVTAYLPLSIFQ
- a CDS encoding CinA family protein codes for the protein MDHQGLDRAARVGMALKKRGWRLAVAESCTGGLLGHRLTSIPGSSAYFLGGVIAYRNESKVRILNVREETLARFGAISAEAAREMAAGVRRLFGADLALAITGVAGPDPEEGKPVGEIHIALAGPEGIQTYQIMGGPDRQENKALAVEAALELLEAMLEGNPPQQIP
- a CDS encoding saccharopine dehydrogenase family protein — translated: MFRYAVIGTGMQGTAAAYDLARFGDAKEIWLADRDPVRAEEAAQRLNRLLGRSLVRPIALDARDEKAVVEFLRPIDAAISAVPYRLNPLVARAAIEARTSLCDLGGHTPTTWEILTLDEAARGAGISLIPDCGLMPGLGNTLAVYAMRRMDGPRHVRIWCGGLPQRPRGPLGYRLFFNIAGLTAEYTGKAVFLRQGRIVEVEALTEPETLTFPPPVGTCEAFVTSGGTSTCPWTFQGVLETYEEKTVRYPGHLERIRLLAELGFLETDPIEIDGIPVIPREVFHRLVEPRLQFPEDPADVVVLRVTCEGTHQGQTMEITLELMDFYDPETGFTAMERTTGWHAAIVAGMMARGETPKGAIPLERAVDPERFVAEWLRRGIPIQETVRRPLRADPP
- a CDS encoding glycoside hydrolase family 1 protein; its protein translation is MVEFTFHFPSGFLWGTATSSHQVEGENTLNDWWLWEQEPGRIREGHRSGRACDWWRNAEADFDRAAAMGQNAHRLSIEWSRIEPRDGVFDDTPLDRYRAMLQALRDRGIEPMVTLHHFTNPIWLAEQGGWENPAVVDRFERYVRRAVSALKDLCRLWCTINEPNVLAYMGWNEGKWPPGKRDFQLSIQVLRHLMHAHARAYHAIHEIQPEAQVGIAHHMVLFEPARPSSPLDRMVTRLHDRMFNRLALDAIVAGREPGIFSFRTIAMLRGTCDFIGLNYYTRRLSAFDRHSRATLFGRTFLNPHGELSDGEYGEVFPEGLYRLLKRLARFGKPIYITENGIPDADDDQRPRFLVRHLHAMWRAIQQNVPVKGYFHWTLVDNFEWAEGWTLRFGLIELDPETQARRPRRSADLYAEVCRANALSSEVIARYTPELLSEMFGLS
- a CDS encoding NAD(P)-binding domain-containing protein, with the protein product MLPFIHAEQIRQALPMRRAVEAMREAFIAFSEGRAHIPQRIQIPIPERDGITLIMPGYIPPRELGLKVVSVFPHNPERGLPAISALVLMLDPETGAPMALLDGTFLTAWRTGAASGLATDLLARPDATSLALIGAGAQARTQLLAVCAVRPIHRIRVYSRTPERARKWIEEMRGQEGVPEDITLAPTPEAAVAEADIVCTATNSSTPVFDGRSLRPGTHINAIGSFTLQMRELDEETFRRASRVVVDSRVAALVEAGEVVWAIQQGILQEQDLIELGEIAAGRRPGRRSPEEITLFKSVGLAVQDLVAARWVLEAVR